A portion of the Rissa tridactyla isolate bRisTri1 chromosome 19, bRisTri1.patW.cur.20221130, whole genome shotgun sequence genome contains these proteins:
- the KPNB1 gene encoding importin subunit beta-1 isoform X2, producing MELITILEKTVSPDRSELEAAQKFLEQAAIENLPTFLVELSRVLANPGNSQVARVAAGLQIKNSLTSKDPDIKAQYQQRWLAIDANARREVKNYVLQTLGTETYRPSSASQCVAGIACAEIPMNQWPELIPQLVTNVTNQHSTEHMKESTLEAIGYICQDIDPEQLQDKSNEILTAIIQGMRKEEPSNNVKLAATNALLNSLEFTKANFDKESERHFIMQVVCEATQCPDTRVRVAALQNLVKIMSLYYQYMETYMGPALFAITIEAMKSDIDEVALQGIEFWSNVCDEEMDLAIEASEAAEQGRPPEHTSKFYAKGALQYLVPILTQTLTKQDENDDDDDWNPCKAAGVCLMLLATCCEDDIVPHVLPFIKEHIKNPDWRYRDAAVMAFGCILEGPEPNQLKPLVIQAMPTLIELMKDPSVVVRDTTAWTVGRICEMLPEAAINDIYLAPLLQCLMEGLSAEPRVASNVCWAFSSLAEAAYEAADVADDQEEPATYCLSSSFELIVQKLLETADRPDGHQNNLRSSAYESLMEIVKNSAKDCYPAVQKTTLVIMERLQQVLQMESHIQSTSDRIQFNDLQSLLCATLQNVLRKVQHQDALQISDVVMASLLRMFQSTAGSGGVQEDALMAVSTLVEVLGGEFLKYMDAFKPFLGIGLKNYAEYQVCLAAVGLVGDLCRALQSNILPFCDEVMQLLLENLGNENVHRSVKPQILSVFGDIALAIGGEFKKYLDVVLNTLQQASQAQVDKSDYDMVDYLNELREGCLEAYTGIIQGLKGDQENVHPDVMLVQPRVEFILSYIDHIAGDEDHTDGVVACAAGLIGDLCTAFGKDVLKLVEARPMIHELLTEGRRSKTNKTKTLATWATKELRKLKNQA from the exons ATGGAGCTCATCACCATCCTGGAGAAGACGGTCTCGCCGG ACCGCTCCGAGCTCGAAGCGGCGCAGAAGTTCCTGGAGCAGGCGGCCATCGAAAACCTG CCGACCTTCCTGGTGGAACTCTCCAGAGTCTTGGCAAACCCCGGCAACAGCCAAGTTGCCCGTGTGGCGGCCGGCTTGCAGATCAAGAACTCCCTGACGTCCAAGGACCCTGACATCAAGGCCCAGTACCAACAGAGATGGCTCGCCATCGACGCCAACGCCCGCAGGGAAGTCAAGAACTAC GTTTTGCAGACGTTGGGTACGGAAACGTACCggcccagctcagcctcccaGTGCGTGGCCGGCATCGCCTGCGCCGAGATCCCCATGAACCAGTGGCCCGAACTCATTCCCCAGTTGGTAACGAATGTTACAAACCAGCACAGTACGGAGCACATGAAAGAGTCGACGTTGGAGGCCATTGGATACATCTGTCAGGATATC GATCCGGAGCAACTTCAGGACAAATCCAATGAGATCCTGACAGCCATCATCCAGGGCATGAGAAAGGAAGAGCCCAGCAACAATGTGAAGCTAGCAGCTACGAATGCACTCCTGAACTCTTTGGAATTCACCAAAGCAAACTTTGACAAAGAG tCTGAAAGGCACTTTATTATGCAAGTAGTCTGTGAAGCAACGCAGTGTCCAGATACAAGG GTACGAGTGGCTGCCTTACAGAATTTGGTGAAGATAATGTCCCTTTATTATCAGTATATGGAGACATACATGGGTCCTGCGCTTTTTGCT ATAACTATTGAAGCAATGAAAAGTGACATAGACGAGGTGGCTCTGCAGGGAATAGAGTTCTGGTCAAACGTCTGCGATGAGGAGATGGACCTGGCTATCGAGGCGTCTGAG GCAGCAGAGCAAGGAAGGCCTCCGGAGCACACTAGCAAATTTTATGCCAAGGGAGCGCTACAGTATTTGGTCCCAATTCTAACACAAACGTTAACAAAACAG GATGAAAACGATGATGATGACGACTGGAACCCCTGCAAAGCAGCTGGAGTCTGCCTCATGCTCCTGGCGACCTGCTGTGAAGATGACATTGTTCCTCATGTGCTGCCCTTTATTAAAGAACACATTAAAAATCCAGATTGGCGATACAGAGATGCAGCTGTGATGGCTTTTGGGTGCATTTTGGAAGGACCAGAGCCTAACCAGCTCAAACCACTAGTCATACAG GCAATGCCAACTTTAATAGAACTAATGAAGGACCCCAGTGTTGTGGTTCGAGACACAACTGCTTGGACCGTGGGCAGGATCTGCGAGATGCTTCCTGAAGCTGCCATCAATGACATTTACCTCGCTCCGCTGCTGCAGTGTCTGATGGAGGGCCTGAGCGCCGAGCCCAGAGTGGCCTCCAACGTCTGCTGG GCCTTCTCTAGTCTTGCTGAAGCTGCCTATGAAGCTGCAGATGTAGCTGATGATCAGGAAGAACCAGCAACGTACTGCTTATCCTCTTCATTTGAGCTAATAGTTCAGAAACTTCTGGAGACCGCAGATAG GCCTGATGGACACCAGAATAACTTGAGGAGTTCTGCGTATGAATCCCTGATGGAAATAGTGAAAAACAGTGCCAAGGACTGTTACCCTGCTGTCCAAAAGACAACTCTGGTCATCATGGAGCGACTGCAGCAAGTGCTGCAGATGGAG tCTCACATCCAGAGCACCTCCGACAGAATCCAGTTCAACGATCTTCAGTCTCTTCTTTGTGCTACTCTACAG AACGTCCTCCGGAAGGTCCAGCACCAGGATGCTTTGCAGATCTCCGACGTGGTGATGGCGTCTCTGCTGAGAATGTTCCAGAGCACGGCGGGCTCGGGGGGCGTGCAGGAGGACGCCCTGATGGCGGTCAGCACCCTGGTAGAAG TCTTAGGTGGAGAGTTTCTGAAGTACATGGATGCCTTCAAACCGTTCCTCGGCATTGGACTGAAGAACTACGCTGAGTACCAG GTTTGTCTGGCTGCAGTGGGCCTGGTTGGTGACTTATGCAGAGCCCTGCAATCCAACATCTTGCCTTTTTGCGATGAGGTTATGCAGCTGCTCTTGGAGAACTTGGGG AATGAGAACGTTCATAGGTCTGTGAAGCCTCAGATTCTCTCGGTGTTTGGCGATATCGCCCTTGCCATTGGAGGAGAATTTAAGAAGTACCTAGACGTCGTACTGAATACCCTCCAGCAGGCTTCCCAAGCGCAGGTGGATAAG TCCGACTACGACATGGTGGATTACCTGAACGAGCTGAGGGAGGGCTGCCTGGAAGCTTACACTGGCATCATCCAGGGATTGAAGGGAGACCAGGAGAACGTGCACC cGGATGTGATGCTGGTGCAGCCCAGGGTAGAGTTTATTCTGTCTTACATCGACCACATTGCCGGAGACGAGGATCACACCGACGGCGTGGTGGCGTGTGCGGCTGGACTGATAGG ggatttGTGTACAGCGTTTGGAAAAGACGTACTGAAATTAGTAGAAGCTAGACCCATGATACATGAACTGCTAACTGAAGGAAGAAGATCCAAGacgaacaaaacaaaaaccctcgCTACCTGGGCGACTAAAGAactgagaaaactgaagaat
- the KPNB1 gene encoding importin subunit beta-1 isoform X1, translated as MELITILEKTVSPDRSELEAAQKFLEQAAIENLPTFLVELSRVLANPGNSQVARVAAGLQIKNSLTSKDPDIKAQYQQRWLAIDANARREVKNYVLQTLGTETYRPSSASQCVAGIACAEIPMNQWPELIPQLVTNVTNQHSTEHMKESTLEAIGYICQDIDPEQLQDKSNEILTAIIQGMRKEEPSNNVKLAATNALLNSLEFTKANFDKESERHFIMQVVCEATQCPDTRVRVAALQNLVKIMSLYYQYMETYMGPALFAITIEAMKSDIDEVALQGIEFWSNVCDEEMDLAIEASEAAEQGRPPEHTSKFYAKGALQYLVPILTQTLTKQDENDDDDDWNPCKAAGVCLMLLATCCEDDIVPHVLPFIKEHIKNPDWRYRDAAVMAFGCILEGPEPNQLKPLVIQAMPTLIELMKDPSVVVRDTTAWTVGRICEMLPEAAINDIYLAPLLQCLMEGLSAEPRVASNVCWAFSSLAEAAYEAADVADDQEEPATYCLSSSFELIVQKLLETADRPDGHQNNLRSSAYESLMEIVKNSAKDCYPAVQKTTLVIMERLQQVLQMESHIQSTSDRIQFNDLQSLLCATLQNVLRKVQHQDALQISDVVMASLLRMFQSTAGSGGVQEDALMAVSTLVEVLGGEFLKYMDAFKPFLGIGLKNYAEYQVCLAAVGLVGDLCRALQSNILPFCDEVMQLLLENLGNENVHRSVKPQILSVFGDIALAIGGEFKKYLDVVLNTLQQASQAQVDKSDYDMVDYLNELREGCLEAYTGIIQGLKGDQENVHPDVMLVQPRVEFILSYIDHIAGDEDHTDGVVACAAGLIGDLCTAFGKDVLKLVEARPMIHELLTEGRRSKTNKTKTLATWATKELRKLKNQAW; from the exons ATGGAGCTCATCACCATCCTGGAGAAGACGGTCTCGCCGG ACCGCTCCGAGCTCGAAGCGGCGCAGAAGTTCCTGGAGCAGGCGGCCATCGAAAACCTG CCGACCTTCCTGGTGGAACTCTCCAGAGTCTTGGCAAACCCCGGCAACAGCCAAGTTGCCCGTGTGGCGGCCGGCTTGCAGATCAAGAACTCCCTGACGTCCAAGGACCCTGACATCAAGGCCCAGTACCAACAGAGATGGCTCGCCATCGACGCCAACGCCCGCAGGGAAGTCAAGAACTAC GTTTTGCAGACGTTGGGTACGGAAACGTACCggcccagctcagcctcccaGTGCGTGGCCGGCATCGCCTGCGCCGAGATCCCCATGAACCAGTGGCCCGAACTCATTCCCCAGTTGGTAACGAATGTTACAAACCAGCACAGTACGGAGCACATGAAAGAGTCGACGTTGGAGGCCATTGGATACATCTGTCAGGATATC GATCCGGAGCAACTTCAGGACAAATCCAATGAGATCCTGACAGCCATCATCCAGGGCATGAGAAAGGAAGAGCCCAGCAACAATGTGAAGCTAGCAGCTACGAATGCACTCCTGAACTCTTTGGAATTCACCAAAGCAAACTTTGACAAAGAG tCTGAAAGGCACTTTATTATGCAAGTAGTCTGTGAAGCAACGCAGTGTCCAGATACAAGG GTACGAGTGGCTGCCTTACAGAATTTGGTGAAGATAATGTCCCTTTATTATCAGTATATGGAGACATACATGGGTCCTGCGCTTTTTGCT ATAACTATTGAAGCAATGAAAAGTGACATAGACGAGGTGGCTCTGCAGGGAATAGAGTTCTGGTCAAACGTCTGCGATGAGGAGATGGACCTGGCTATCGAGGCGTCTGAG GCAGCAGAGCAAGGAAGGCCTCCGGAGCACACTAGCAAATTTTATGCCAAGGGAGCGCTACAGTATTTGGTCCCAATTCTAACACAAACGTTAACAAAACAG GATGAAAACGATGATGATGACGACTGGAACCCCTGCAAAGCAGCTGGAGTCTGCCTCATGCTCCTGGCGACCTGCTGTGAAGATGACATTGTTCCTCATGTGCTGCCCTTTATTAAAGAACACATTAAAAATCCAGATTGGCGATACAGAGATGCAGCTGTGATGGCTTTTGGGTGCATTTTGGAAGGACCAGAGCCTAACCAGCTCAAACCACTAGTCATACAG GCAATGCCAACTTTAATAGAACTAATGAAGGACCCCAGTGTTGTGGTTCGAGACACAACTGCTTGGACCGTGGGCAGGATCTGCGAGATGCTTCCTGAAGCTGCCATCAATGACATTTACCTCGCTCCGCTGCTGCAGTGTCTGATGGAGGGCCTGAGCGCCGAGCCCAGAGTGGCCTCCAACGTCTGCTGG GCCTTCTCTAGTCTTGCTGAAGCTGCCTATGAAGCTGCAGATGTAGCTGATGATCAGGAAGAACCAGCAACGTACTGCTTATCCTCTTCATTTGAGCTAATAGTTCAGAAACTTCTGGAGACCGCAGATAG GCCTGATGGACACCAGAATAACTTGAGGAGTTCTGCGTATGAATCCCTGATGGAAATAGTGAAAAACAGTGCCAAGGACTGTTACCCTGCTGTCCAAAAGACAACTCTGGTCATCATGGAGCGACTGCAGCAAGTGCTGCAGATGGAG tCTCACATCCAGAGCACCTCCGACAGAATCCAGTTCAACGATCTTCAGTCTCTTCTTTGTGCTACTCTACAG AACGTCCTCCGGAAGGTCCAGCACCAGGATGCTTTGCAGATCTCCGACGTGGTGATGGCGTCTCTGCTGAGAATGTTCCAGAGCACGGCGGGCTCGGGGGGCGTGCAGGAGGACGCCCTGATGGCGGTCAGCACCCTGGTAGAAG TCTTAGGTGGAGAGTTTCTGAAGTACATGGATGCCTTCAAACCGTTCCTCGGCATTGGACTGAAGAACTACGCTGAGTACCAG GTTTGTCTGGCTGCAGTGGGCCTGGTTGGTGACTTATGCAGAGCCCTGCAATCCAACATCTTGCCTTTTTGCGATGAGGTTATGCAGCTGCTCTTGGAGAACTTGGGG AATGAGAACGTTCATAGGTCTGTGAAGCCTCAGATTCTCTCGGTGTTTGGCGATATCGCCCTTGCCATTGGAGGAGAATTTAAGAAGTACCTAGACGTCGTACTGAATACCCTCCAGCAGGCTTCCCAAGCGCAGGTGGATAAG TCCGACTACGACATGGTGGATTACCTGAACGAGCTGAGGGAGGGCTGCCTGGAAGCTTACACTGGCATCATCCAGGGATTGAAGGGAGACCAGGAGAACGTGCACC cGGATGTGATGCTGGTGCAGCCCAGGGTAGAGTTTATTCTGTCTTACATCGACCACATTGCCGGAGACGAGGATCACACCGACGGCGTGGTGGCGTGTGCGGCTGGACTGATAGG ggatttGTGTACAGCGTTTGGAAAAGACGTACTGAAATTAGTAGAAGCTAGACCCATGATACATGAACTGCTAACTGAAGGAAGAAGATCCAAGacgaacaaaacaaaaaccctcgCTACCTGGGCGACTAAAGAactgagaaaactgaagaat